One genomic segment of Arachis duranensis cultivar V14167 chromosome 4, aradu.V14167.gnm2.J7QH, whole genome shotgun sequence includes these proteins:
- the LOC107485349 gene encoding uncharacterized protein LOC107485349 isoform X1: MEDDKRKKKNRKKKNKQGKNVDNGVGDKETKIEQLDAAAGEKIVIVDSKGVGETTIRDQNLVNTEKDERAGVTDVAGEQSTNVDGGTATRDNDLVNNGKVDHPDISETADERSTNVFGGTAVRDEDLINNGNDEPAHNLATLDEPSKNVDWRGVEENPNLDRISVKNEEDEGTQHLESADGQNRNMVMDSNGHLPNGKECATSEEVFKLGNENDMLKQNLAISEETIRKLKDENDVLIQKETILGDRIRKLQEENDIQIEKEAMSEETIRNLKEVNDTHITLQITLEDTIRKLKEENDIHNQKVVMLEGTIRELNKKIDMHIRKEAKSEETIKRLKAEKDMSFQKVGMMEETIRKLNSGNDIHMQKKIELEDTIRKLKEQQYMHMQNEAMSEATIRKLKEENDMHLQMEAISKDTIRKLKEENDLHIQKATISEDAIKKIERRM; the protein is encoded by the exons ATGGAGGATgacaagagaaagaagaaaaacaggaagaaaaagaacaagcAAGGTAAGAATGTGGACAATGGAGTAGGAGATAAAGAAACTAAGATTGAGCAACTGGATGCTGCCGCAGGTGAGAAAATTGTAATAGTTGATTCAAAGGGGGTGGGAGAAACAACAATTAGGGATCAGAATCTGGTGAATACTGAAAAGGATGAGCGTGCTGGTGTAACTGATGTTGCTGGTGAACAAAGTACAAATGTGGATGGCGGAACAGCAACTAGGGACAACGATCTGGTAAATAATGGCAAGGTTGATCATCCTGATATTTCTGAGACTGCTGATGAGCGAAGTACAAATGTGTTTGGAGGAACAGCAGTTAGGGATGAGGATCTGATAAATAATGGTAATGATGAGCCTGCTCATAATTTGGCAACACTAGATGAGCCAAGTAAGAATGTGGATTGGAGAGGGGTTGAGGAAAACCCAAACCTAGATCGGATTTCggtgaagaatgaagaagatgagGGTACTCAACACTTGGAGTCTGCAGATGGCCAAAACAGAAATATGGTCATGGATTCAAATGGACACCTGCCAAATGGTAAAGAATGT GCCACCTCAGAAGAGGTATTTAAACTGGGAAATGAAAATGATATGCTCAAACAGAATTTG GCCATTTCAGAAGAGACAATCAGGAAGCTGAAAGATGAGAACGATGTGCTAATTCAGAAAGAG ACCATATTAGGTGATAGAATAAGGAAATTACAAGAGGAAAATGATATACAGATTGAGAAAGAG GCCATGTCAGAAGAGACGATCAGGAATTTGAAGGAAGTAAATGATACACATATTACACTACAGATCACattagaagatacaataaggaaactaaaagaagaaaatgatatACACAATCAGAAAGTG GTCATGTTAGAAGGGACAATCagggaattaaataaaaaaattgatatgcATATTCGAAAAGAG GCCAAGTCAGAAGAGACCATCAAGAGATTAAAAGCAGAAAAAGATATGTCCTTTCAGAAAGTG GGCATGATGGAAGAGACAATTAGAAAATTGAATTCTGGAAATGACATCCATATGCAAAAAAAG attgaattagaagatactattagaaaattaaaggaacaaCAGTATATGCATATGCAGAATGAG GCTATGTCAGAAGCTacaattagaaaattaaaagaagaaaacgaTATGCACTTGCAGATGGAG GCCATATcaaaagatacaataagaaaattGAAGGAAGAAAATGATTTGCATATTCAAAAAGCG ACCATATCAGAGGatgcaattaaaaaaattgaaagaagaatGTGA
- the LOC107485349 gene encoding uncharacterized protein LOC107485349 isoform X3, whose translation MEDDKRKKKNRKKKNKQGKNVDNGVGDKETKIEQLDAAAGEKIVIVDSKGVGETTIRDQNLVNTEKDERAGVTDVAGEQSTNVDGGTATRDNDLVNNGKVDHPDISETADERSTNVFGGTAVRDEDLINNGNDEPAHNLATLDEPSKNVDWRGVEENPNLDRISVKNEEDEGTQHLESADGQNRNMVMDSNGHLPNGKECATSEEVFKLGNENDMLKQNLAISEETIRKLKDENDVLIQKETILGDRIRKLQEENDIQIEKEAMSEETIRNLKEVNDTHITLQITLEDTIRKLKEENDIHNQKVWYHSTGHVRRDNQGIK comes from the exons ATGGAGGATgacaagagaaagaagaaaaacaggaagaaaaagaacaagcAAGGTAAGAATGTGGACAATGGAGTAGGAGATAAAGAAACTAAGATTGAGCAACTGGATGCTGCCGCAGGTGAGAAAATTGTAATAGTTGATTCAAAGGGGGTGGGAGAAACAACAATTAGGGATCAGAATCTGGTGAATACTGAAAAGGATGAGCGTGCTGGTGTAACTGATGTTGCTGGTGAACAAAGTACAAATGTGGATGGCGGAACAGCAACTAGGGACAACGATCTGGTAAATAATGGCAAGGTTGATCATCCTGATATTTCTGAGACTGCTGATGAGCGAAGTACAAATGTGTTTGGAGGAACAGCAGTTAGGGATGAGGATCTGATAAATAATGGTAATGATGAGCCTGCTCATAATTTGGCAACACTAGATGAGCCAAGTAAGAATGTGGATTGGAGAGGGGTTGAGGAAAACCCAAACCTAGATCGGATTTCggtgaagaatgaagaagatgagGGTACTCAACACTTGGAGTCTGCAGATGGCCAAAACAGAAATATGGTCATGGATTCAAATGGACACCTGCCAAATGGTAAAGAATGT GCCACCTCAGAAGAGGTATTTAAACTGGGAAATGAAAATGATATGCTCAAACAGAATTTG GCCATTTCAGAAGAGACAATCAGGAAGCTGAAAGATGAGAACGATGTGCTAATTCAGAAAGAG ACCATATTAGGTGATAGAATAAGGAAATTACAAGAGGAAAATGATATACAGATTGAGAAAGAG GCCATGTCAGAAGAGACGATCAGGAATTTGAAGGAAGTAAATGATACACATATTACACTACAGATCACattagaagatacaataaggaaactaaaagaagaaaatgatatACACAATCAGAAAGTG TGGTATCACTCCACAGGTCATGTTAGAAGGGACAATCagggaattaaataa
- the LOC107485349 gene encoding COP1-interactive protein 1 isoform X2, whose protein sequence is MICIFKKRPYQRMQLKKLKEECDKHIQKEASLEMRIAQLQSENSSILEKEAGLVEKATQVALEETINKLKCDNEFHTQKQVGLEMRIAQLESEKSSMLQKEVGLVEETKQLLSEKEILSLKVESLLEKINLLESDLSSFVENEKSTKEDISNLNGKITMFQGQVAELEHFKNNLLLENRQLREDVSSLQTTIQNLENSSSFRSADASVKESASENEDLKSQIEAACTLVEKLVLENAELVENINMLYVELDRRNAEVGLSGGAGPDSINVFPHSDGVASDITESAEIKSVSAQESGSLQEASVRNDRDYIDGEQAVGLTPNSSSLSDDTGEIVQIPLDDNEVREVEPQDAEIVEQDSVPLMDAPLIGAPFRLISFVAKYVSGEDLVNQNSSNTTIH, encoded by the exons ATGATTTGCATATTCAAAAAGCG ACCATATCAGAGGatgcaattaaaaaaattgaaagaagaatGTGATAAACACATTCAGAAAGAG GCTAGTTTGGAAATGAGAATTGCACAATTACAGAGTGAGAATAGTTCCATACTTGAAAAAGAG GCTGGATTGGTGGAAAAGGCCACTCAGGTAGCCTTGGAAGAGActatcaataaattaaaatgtgACAATGAATTCCACACACAAAAACAG GTTGGTTTGGAAATGAGAATTGCACAATTAGAGAGTGAGAAGAGTTCCATGCTTCAAAAAGAG GTTGGATTGGTGGAAGAAACCAAGCAGTTGCtgagtgaaaaagaaattttgagccTTAAAGTG GAGAGTTTACTGGAAAAAATTAATCTTCTTGAGAGTGATTTGAGTTCCTTTGTTGAGAATGAG AAATCAACTAAAGAAGATATTTCAAACCTGAATGGAAAGATTACCATGTTCCAAGGACAG GTGGCTGAGTTGGAACATTTCAAGAACAATCTTTTGCTAGAAAATCGGCAACTGAGGGAAGATGTCTCAAGTCTTCAAACAACAATTCAGAACCTTGAAAACAGCTCATCTTTCCGCTCAGCTGATGCATCTGTAAAG GAAAGTGCTTCTGAAAATGAGGACTTGAAGTCTCAAATTGAAGCAGCTTGTACGTTGGTGGAGAAATTGGTGCTGGAGAATGCGGAACTTGTTGAGAAT ATTAACATGTTGTATGTTGAGCTGGATCGACGCAATGCAGAAGTTGGACTTTCTGGAGGAGCTGGACCTGATTCAATTAATGTGTTTCCTCATTCTGATGGGGTGGCTTCTGATATAACCGAATCTGCAGAGATTAAGTCTGTATCAGCTCAGGAGTCAGGTTCATTGCAAGAGGCATCAGTGAGGAATGATCGTGATTATATCGACGGCGAGCAAGCTGTTGGGTTAACTCCGAACTCATCATCGTTATCTGATGACACCGGAGAAATTGTGCAGATCCCATTGGATGACAATGAAGTACGTGAAGTGGAACCGCAGGATGCTGAAATTGTGGAACAGGATAGTGTGCCACTAATGGATGCTCCCCTTATTGGCGCACCGTTTCGACTGATATCATTTGTTGCTAAGTATGTTAGTGGTGAGGATTTGGTTAACCAAAACTCTTCAAACACCACCATTCATTGA